The DNA sequence ATAGAAAGAAGTGTATTTATTTTTTTAGAAATATCCAGATTGATAGTATTTTGCATAAACTCATGTCCCCCGGCTTTAAATTCCGTTGGAGAAAGTATACCCAACGAAGCATTGTTTGTATGCGTAGCCTTATAATTAAAGAGGTTTTCTCCAAAGGTATTACTTATATCTACCATCCAATTATTATGCATATATCTTATTCCCGTAGAGTTAGAAATATCATAAATAGTGGATTTTAATAAAGGTTGAAATCCTATCGGATAAAGTTCTTTAACTACATTAGTTTTTTCACTGGGAAGTCTTCGGAATTCAGCTCCTTCTCCTTGTCTTAAACTTGCTCCGCCGAATGAGTAGAACTCATACTTTTCGGATAATGGATAAATGGAATTTATAAAAAACTGTTGATTTTTAATTTGAGCATCTCCTGCCCTGAAACGGAAGTCTTTTTGGGTTAAACCCATTTCTGCCATAATTTTTTCATCGTTTATTCTGGCCTGATCGGGATCCGGTGCAAAATCATAGGCAAAGTTATCGCCAAACTTGTCCAGATTATTATCATATGAACGATTGGTTTTATTTCTTTGGCTGACTACAAAAGAAAGATTGATACTTCCTCCTTTATCTCCTAATTTAGCCCCGTAATTTCCGCTAAAATTGTAAGTTTCCCCGTCATTTCTATTGGTTAATCCATAGGTGATGGATGCCGAGCCGCCCTCATTCTTTTTTAAAATAATATTAATTACACCGGCAATGGCATCCGAACCGTATTGAGCTGCCGCTCCATCTCTTAGAACCTCTATTTTTTCTATTGCTGAAACGGGTATGGCACTTAAATCTGTACCCACAGATCCATTACCTACCGTATTTTGATAGTTGACTAATGAGGTAGTATGCCGTCTTTTTCCATTCACTAATACCAGAACCTGATCGGGACCCATACCTCTCAAGGTAGCCGGATCAATATGTTCCGTTCCATCGGAAGAAGATTGGCGAACTGAATTGAATGAAGGTACTAAATAATTTAATAAGTCGTTAACGGTTAATTGAGGAGATGCCTTATCTATTTTCCTGACATCTATTACATCTATGGCAACGGGAGAATTTACTTTGGTTCGTTCTGAACTTCTGCCACCGACTACAACAATCTCTTCAAGATCAAGGGAATCTACGGCTCGTTTTTCTTGAGCATCCACATAATTGGTAAATTCTAAAATTAAACTTACCATTAACAAAGAAACTTTTTTCATTATTTTTCTTACAGTTAGTAAATTATATTTATTAAAACTGTATCAAGAAAAACCGGAAAGGAAAAAAGAAATTATTCACAACTCAACACACTCACAATTCGCGAATCACTCATCTTTCCCCTCAGGGCTGGAATTAGCACCAAGCCTAAGCAGGCCGGTTGCCAAGGTTTCACAGGGCCAGTCCCTCCACCTTTCTTGATAAGTGATGTAAATATACCATAATTTTCATAATAAAATAATTTTATATTATATTATTTTACCTCTAAGATAAAGAAATAAATTTACTTTATCTTAAAAAATCTTACCAAGAAAATTATTCCTATTCCAAACAAGGAAATGAAAGTAAAAGATATTTGTAATGAAAATTTTTCAGCTAAAAAACCAATGCAAGGGGGACCTAGAAAAAAACCGATAAAACCAATGCTGGTTATAACTGTAAGCGCTTGTTCTGGCGAAGCAGTTTTTGAATTTCCCGCTAAGGTATATACTAAGGGTACCACTGCAGATATACCCAATCCAACTATAATGAACGAAAGAAGTGTGGTTAGTAATGTTGGAAATAGAACAGCACAGATCATACCTGTAAAAATTAAAGATCCGCTGATGATCAACGTAACTTTTGAACCGAATTTCCGAACTATAAAATCAGAAATAAATCGTCCGCAAGCCATGGCTGCCATATAGGCAGTCAACCCATATCCGATATATTTTTTATCGGCTTTCACTATATTCCTCATATATTCATTGGACCAATCGGTCATCGTTCCTTCAGAAACCATAGCAAAAAAAGCTAGAAATCCTAAGACAATAAGATTTTTATCTACTCTGAAAAATTTTGATTTTTTCGGTAATTCCATCGGTTCTTCTTGGGCTTCATCCGGCAACAAGTATCTGAATAACCAAAGGGAAACCAGAATTCCTATGGAAGAATATAAAATAAAATGCTCTGAGGGTGGAATATTTTTAGCAATCATTACTGCTCCTAACCAAGAAGCAAAAAAACCTCCAATGCTCCAAGTACCGTGCATGGAGCCTATTATTTGGCCTTTATAGGATTTTGACACATTAACAGCTTGTGTATTTATAGCTATATTGGTTAAATTACCTATGGCCCCGTAGGCTATTAAATTGAGTTTCAATTGCCATAATTCACCGCAAAATCCAATTCCGATTAAAAATATAAAGTAAAGAATGATAAATATAAGAGTCGATTTTTTGCTTCCCAGCTTTTTTATAAGATTACCCGCAAAAGGTAACGTAATAAGTGTTCCGATGGATAAAAATAGTAAAACCAATCCCCAATTGGAATCGGAAACATTCATCGATAATTTAATCGTTGGAATTCGTGAAGCCCAAGTCGCGGAACTGCCTCCAAAGAAAAAAAATAAAAGGGTTACGGCCATTCTGGGCAAATGTTTTTTGTATATCATTGTTAATTCTCTCGGATTTTTTATGGATTGTATCTATTTATTAACTACTCCGGTATTTATAAAATAAAAAAAACCTGCTTGATTCAATCAAACAGGCTCTTCATTAATTATCTTTTTAATCTTTTGTCGGGGATTCTTTTTCCACCTCCCGTATTTTAATTTCCGTACTGTCTTTTTCTTTATTTAATCCAATATAGAGATGGTCTCCATCATGTATCGATGAATTGATAATTTCTTCAGCGATCACATCTTCCACATATTTCTGGATCGCTCGTTTAAGCTGACGTGCACCGAAATTTTTGTCCCATCCTTTTTCAATGATGAATTCTTTAGCTTCCGGAGATAATTCTACTTCATATCCAATTTTAGCAATTCTATCGTACACATTTTTCAATTCTAAATCTATAATTTTGGATATATCTTCCTTTTCCAAATTATTAAAGATGATAACATCATCGATCCTATTTAGGAATTCAGGAGCAAATGTTCTCTTTAAAGCGTTTTCTAAAGTAGATTTTGCTCTTATATCGGAAGATGATTTTTTGGCAGAAGTTCCAAATCCAACACCGTCACCGAATTCTTTGAGTTCACGAGTTCCGATATTGGAAGTTAAAATGATTATTGTATTTCTAAAATCTATTTTTCTTCCCAAACTATCCGTAACATGTCCGTCATCTAAAATTTGCAAAAGGATATTAAATACATCCGGATGTGCTTTTTCAATTTCATCTAAGAGGATTACAGCATAAGGTTTTCTTCTTACGGATTCTGTCAATTGCCCTCCTTCTTCATATCCTACATATCCCGGAGGAGCTCCAACTAATCTAGATACGGCAAATTTTTCCATATATTCACTCATATCTATTCTAATGAGAGCATCATCTGAATTAAATAATTCTCTGGCAATAACTTTTGCTAATTGAGTTTTTCCAACTCCGGTTGCTCCTAAAAATATAAATGTACCTATAGGCCTGTTAGGATCTTTTAATCCGGCACGATTTCTCTGAATGGCTTTTACAACTTTGTTAACCGCTTCGTCCTGACCGATAATTTTTCCTTTCATCAGATCTTTCATTTGAGCAAGTTTTTTAAGCTCTCCTTCTGCTACTCTTTGTACAGGTACACCGCTCATCATTGAAACTACTTCTGCAACATTATCTTCAGTAACAATCTCCCGATGTTCTCTTGAAGATTTTTCCCATTCTCTTTGTGCATTCGCTAATTTAGTTTCAATCTCTTTTTCGGTATCTCTTAATTTTGCAGCTTCTTCATACTTTTGGCTTTTAATTACCTTAGTCTTTTCAGCTCTAATTTTTTCTAATTCTTTCTCATAATTAACTATTTCCTTTGGAACTTTGATATTTTTAATATGGACTCTTGATCCCGCTTCATCGAGCGCATCAATCGCTTTGTCCGGTAAATATCGGTCGGTAATATATCTTGTAGTAAGATTTACACAAGCTTTAATTGCCTCCTCGGTATAAGTTACATTATGATGTTCTTCGTATTTATCTTTAATTTGATTTAATATGATAATGGTTTCTTCCGGAGAAGTTTGCTCTACCATTACTTTTTGAAATCTTCTTTCTAAAGCGCCGTCTTTTTCAATATATTGTCTATATTCATCCAAAGTAGTCGCTCCGATGCATTGTATCTCTCCTCTTGCTAATGCCGGTTTGAACATATTGGAAGCATCTAAAGAGCCTGTGGCTCCTCCGGCTCCTACTATGGTATGGATTTCATCAATAAAGAGAATAATATCCGAGTTTTTTTCAAGCTCATTCATGATGGCTTTCATTCTTTCTTCAAATTGTCCTCTATATTTAGTACCTGCAACCAGTCCGGCTACATCTAAGGTAACTACACGTTTATTGTACAAAACACGAGAAACCTTTTTTTGAACAATTCGTAAAGCGAGACCTTCTGCAATGGCTGATTTACCAACTCCGGGCTCTCCTATTAACAAAGGATTATTCTTTTTTCTCCTGCTTAATATCTGAGATACTCTTTCAATTTCTTTTTCCCTTCCTACCACCGGATCTAAACGGCCTTCGAGTGCAGCAGTGGTTAAATCTCTACCGAAATTATCTAATACCGGTGTTCTGCTTTTCGAAGGATTAGATCTGCTTCCTTTGGGTGATTCGTATTGATTGCCTTCACTAATGCCTTCTTCTTCCGAAAATTCATTGGTGGGTTGTTCTGTAAAATCTTCTTGAAACTGAAATCTATATTCTTCTTTAAGGATATTAGCATCGATATTATACTTTTTGAAAAGCTGGGTTACCGGATCGCTTTCTATCCTCAAAATGCATATCAATAAATGTATGGTTTCTATTTCCGGGCTTCTAAAAAGCTTAGCTTCTAAAAAACTTGTTTTTAAAGCTCTTTCGGCAGCTTTAGTAAACGGGATGCGATTCCTGTCTACTTTTATACTTATTTCAGGTTTATTAAGATTTTCTATTTTTCTCCTTAAGTCACCTAAATCAACATTTAAACTTTGAAGTATGGTAATAGCTTTGCTGTTACCTTCACGTAAGATACCCAGTACAAGATGTTCCGTCCCTATATGGTCGTTACCTAATCGTAATACTTCTTCATTACTGAAGCTTATTACATCTTTGACTTGTTGTGAAAAATTTTCGTCCATGTATGACTTACTGTTCTATATATTAATATTTTACGATTTAAATCTTGCATTTATCATGCCACTTTACTTATCTGTTATTTTGTCATATTCCTTGATAAAGTAAAATATTTTTTTCTGATAAATGTACTCTATTATTTTAAAATATCATATAATTCGGAACTATTTCTCGGGTACGTATATTATTTCTCCATTTTCCAGTTCATAAGCTATCCCCACTTTTTTCCCTTTTTTACCTGTGGATTTCTCTTGGGATGGGGTATACTTATTTATTTTATTTCCTTCTTTGGTTATTATTTCCATGTCTTCTTTTCCCGGATTTTTAACAACGGTAAAATCTTCATTGGAAAATACTTCACCCATATTTAAATTCATAACCATGGCAACCATAAGGGCTACGGCAAAAACCATGGCTACATCAAATAGGTTTACGATAACACTAAGCGGATCGGTATCTTCTTCTTTTAGAAATCTGTTAATTCTTCTTCGTCTTTTCATCCTTAATTTACATTACCCGTTACTACTCTTGCTACATAATCTAAATTGTTAACTTCTTTTGCATACCATCGTTGTTTAACTTGTAAAGTTACTAACCCGATTGCGCTTACTACCAATCCCACTACGGTTGTAGCAAAAACTACTTGCATGTTATACGCCATACCGGAAATATCCCCGGAAGACAGTCCAACCAGTGCAGGACTCATGGCTATCAGGGTACCGATTAAGCCTAAGACAGGCCCGAGTTTTGCAAGCATTTTTGATAAGGAAAGGTCTTTATCTACTTCATTTTCAAAATTGGAAATGGTATAATCGGCATAGGCTTCATGGGTGGTATTTTCCAATAATGTCCTTAAATATTTTATATATAAGGAATTGTTTTTTGAAGGCAAGGTTGCTCGTAAATCTTTTAATTTTTCTTGAGTAAGGTTTTCAATAACCGGATTTATCTTTTTATCGTTATTCCTTTTAACGATAAATTGATTGTAAAAGCTTCCTAAAAGAAGCAATGAACGAGCGAATAATATTAGTAAGATGATGATATCGGGAATTAATAAACTATTCGCTACCCAGAATAATACTTTTGATATAATTTCCATATTTATTAGTTATTTTAATTTTTTCTTTTAGTGTTTAACAATTTTTCCATTTAGTTAACCTCCATTTAATTTTATTTCCTAAAAATCCTATTAGAAAAAAGAAAATGAATAGTCCCATCGATAAAAGTATATAGTTAACATTTATGGTTTCCTCTGATGTTTTATATACTATTTTTCCATCAACAGTTGTTATGAGTCCTAGTATACAAATGATTAAGCTCACCATAAAATGTATTTCAAGTCTTAAATCAAATTCTGGAATCAGTTTTTTAAGCGCTATGACTGCTAAAACCATACATAAGATAACGATTGATGCGTAAAGGATTGCCATGGTTAAAAAGTGGAAACCGGTAAAGGTAAATGCGGCTTGAGTCAATCCATAAAATAAAACTAAAAAAGGCAATATTCCCGGATAATATTTTAATATTAATCGAACTATCTTATGTTTTTTACTTCCAAACTGTCCCATTAATGCTGCAAAACAAAAAGCAAAACATACCGCCGATTCTACCGTAACCAGTACGGACATGTTTTGCATCATCACATGATCAGCTAAAAAATCTTCAATCTGTGTTTTAGATTGCTTAATGGCTAAGGGATAAATTAAAAGTATATAGACTGTGTATACTAGCATCATTAAGGCTATTTGCCCTATTTTCCAAAAACTTAGCTTTATAATACTATTTACTAGGATAAGAGCCATTAATAAATGTATGATGAGTTCCATAAAGTACTATTCTTTATCTTAGCTGTTTTTTCTTCTTTTCCGTATATACAGTAGTAGTGAAAGGGCAACAATGCTGATAACTGTAACTATAATTACTCCGTTAACTGCTGTTTTTTCTGATTTATTACCCCCTTTGGAAACTTCTTCTTTTTTCAAAACCATCCCCTCTTTAGCATCTGATGAGGATTCTCCTATTTTCATTTTAGTTACTTGTTGCTTATATTCTGTAGATTGCTGAGGTGTAACTTGGTTTGAAATATAATCTTGGAGTTTTTTATTATTTCCGGAAAATCCTGCTCCTGAATGTCCAAATTCTTTCACAACTTGTGTATGTACGAGAGCCGTTTGTTTTATTTGCTCTTCAGTAGCTTTCCACATCCCTTTTCTTGAGGTTTCGAGCATGATCGCTGTAATTTCTTCCAATGCTGCCGGACTAACTTTTTTGAAAAATT is a window from the Apibacter sp. B3706 genome containing:
- a CDS encoding TonB-dependent receptor plug domain-containing protein, producing MKKVSLLMVSLILEFTNYVDAQEKRAVDSLDLEEIVVVGGRSSERTKVNSPVAIDVIDVRKIDKASPQLTVNDLLNYLVPSFNSVRQSSSDGTEHIDPATLRGMGPDQVLVLVNGKRRHTTSLVNYQNTVGNGSVGTDLSAIPVSAIEKIEVLRDGAAAQYGSDAIAGVINIILKKNEGGSASITYGLTNRNDGETYNFSGNYGAKLGDKGGSINLSFVVSQRNKTNRSYDNNLDKFGDNFAYDFAPDPDQARINDEKIMAEMGLTQKDFRFRAGDAQIKNQQFFINSIYPLSEKYEFYSFGGASLRQGEGAEFRRLPSEKTNVVKELYPIGFQPLLKSTIYDISNSTGIRYMHNNWMVDISNTFGENLFNYKATHTNNASLGILSPTEFKAGGHEFMQNTINLDISKKINTLLSIAFGGEFKYEQYRIKAGEEGSWMRYDKFGNPATESTLPTDILGEGGAQGFIGFSPENALKEDRNNASGYADVAFKKGKLTGDLAGRYEHYSDFGNSWIGKLAVRYEYVNGFAVRGAFSNGFRAPSLQQQYFNNSFSSISSSGSGVVSKGIFRNDSPLAKALGIDKLKEEKSINASAGLTFKPSKKIYVTADAYYIKVKDRIVLTSEFVNAKVESYGVEGARFFTNAVDTETKGIDIVATYKVGLGRGNLDISLSGNYTETEIVDYHFPKVFEGDRNEYFGPDQTNIIESLSPKAKATLGFNYSVSKWNLLVRNTYFGKVTRDGYPYGSVQHHDPKLVTDFSISYSIRKDLILTMGGNNIFDVFPDKQIYENSYYNVFKYAPVQMGTTGANWFTKLSMNF
- a CDS encoding MFS transporter — translated: MIYKKHLPRMAVTLLFFFFGGSSATWASRIPTIKLSMNVSDSNWGLVLLFLSIGTLITLPFAGNLIKKLGSKKSTLIFIILYFIFLIGIGFCGELWQLKLNLIAYGAIGNLTNIAINTQAVNVSKSYKGQIIGSMHGTWSIGGFFASWLGAVMIAKNIPPSEHFILYSSIGILVSLWLFRYLLPDEAQEEPMELPKKSKFFRVDKNLIVLGFLAFFAMVSEGTMTDWSNEYMRNIVKADKKYIGYGLTAYMAAMACGRFISDFIVRKFGSKVTLIISGSLIFTGMICAVLFPTLLTTLLSFIIVGLGISAVVPLVYTLAGNSKTASPEQALTVITSIGFIGFFLGPPCIGFLAEKFSLQISFTFISLFGIGIIFLVRFFKIK
- a CDS encoding ATP-dependent Clp protease ATP-binding subunit is translated as MDENFSQQVKDVISFSNEEVLRLGNDHIGTEHLVLGILREGNSKAITILQSLNVDLGDLRRKIENLNKPEISIKVDRNRIPFTKAAERALKTSFLEAKLFRSPEIETIHLLICILRIESDPVTQLFKKYNIDANILKEEYRFQFQEDFTEQPTNEFSEEEGISEGNQYESPKGSRSNPSKSRTPVLDNFGRDLTTAALEGRLDPVVGREKEIERVSQILSRRKKNNPLLIGEPGVGKSAIAEGLALRIVQKKVSRVLYNKRVVTLDVAGLVAGTKYRGQFEERMKAIMNELEKNSDIILFIDEIHTIVGAGGATGSLDASNMFKPALARGEIQCIGATTLDEYRQYIEKDGALERRFQKVMVEQTSPEETIIILNQIKDKYEEHHNVTYTEEAIKACVNLTTRYITDRYLPDKAIDALDEAGSRVHIKNIKVPKEIVNYEKELEKIRAEKTKVIKSQKYEEAAKLRDTEKEIETKLANAQREWEKSSREHREIVTEDNVAEVVSMMSGVPVQRVAEGELKKLAQMKDLMKGKIIGQDEAVNKVVKAIQRNRAGLKDPNRPIGTFIFLGATGVGKTQLAKVIARELFNSDDALIRIDMSEYMEKFAVSRLVGAPPGYVGYEEGGQLTESVRRKPYAVILLDEIEKAHPDVFNILLQILDDGHVTDSLGRKIDFRNTIIILTSNIGTRELKEFGDGVGFGTSAKKSSSDIRAKSTLENALKRTFAPEFLNRIDDVIIFNNLEKEDISKIIDLELKNVYDRIAKIGYEVELSPEAKEFIIEKGWDKNFGARQLKRAIQKYVEDVIAEEIINSSIHDGDHLYIGLNKEKDSTEIKIREVEKESPTKD
- a CDS encoding DUF2149 domain-containing protein gives rise to the protein MKRRRRINRFLKEEDTDPLSVIVNLFDVAMVFAVALMVAMVMNLNMGEVFSNEDFTVVKNPGKEDMEIITKEGNKINKYTPSQEKSTGKKGKKVGIAYELENGEIIYVPEK
- a CDS encoding MotA/TolQ/ExbB proton channel family protein yields the protein MEIISKVLFWVANSLLIPDIIILLILFARSLLLLGSFYNQFIVKRNNDKKINPVIENLTQEKLKDLRATLPSKNNSLYIKYLRTLLENTTHEAYADYTISNFENEVDKDLSLSKMLAKLGPVLGLIGTLIAMSPALVGLSSGDISGMAYNMQVVFATTVVGLVVSAIGLVTLQVKQRWYAKEVNNLDYVARVVTGNVN